From the genome of Armatimonadota bacterium, one region includes:
- a CDS encoding ABC transporter permease, with translation MARSDTGAVPRFSRRRRAAEAFLRDRIAVAGLGLLTVIALAAIWPWPPHPPTWADLDARLAPPAFLPGGSTRHLLGTDALGRDILSRIMYGGRFSLFVAGAAVALGGAVGITAGLMAGYRGGILDVIIMRLVDIQLAFPLVLLVIAVIAVVGPSLLVLVVTLGLPAWAHYARIVRGATLSIVTSQYVEAARALGCREARVMWRHVLPNLTTPVVILTTFELARLLLLESAVSFLGLGIQPPTPSWGTMIADGRNHIYEGWWISTLPGLAICLTVLSFNFIGDGLRDLLDPRGHDRRAST, from the coding sequence ATGGCGCGGTCGGACACTGGTGCAGTCCCCCGCTTCTCCCGCCGGCGGCGTGCAGCCGAGGCGTTTCTTCGCGACAGGATCGCGGTGGCTGGTCTCGGATTGCTCACCGTCATCGCCCTGGCCGCCATCTGGCCCTGGCCGCCCCATCCGCCAACGTGGGCGGACCTCGACGCGAGGCTGGCTCCACCCGCATTCCTGCCAGGCGGATCGACTCGGCACCTGCTGGGGACCGACGCCTTGGGCCGCGACATCCTCAGCCGTATCATGTACGGTGGGCGATTTTCCCTGTTCGTCGCCGGCGCGGCGGTAGCCCTCGGCGGCGCCGTCGGCATTACCGCCGGCCTGATGGCCGGTTACCGGGGTGGGATACTGGACGTCATCATCATGCGCCTCGTGGACATTCAGCTCGCATTCCCCCTGGTCCTGCTGGTCATCGCCGTCATTGCCGTGGTCGGGCCGAGTCTGTTGGTGCTAGTGGTGACGCTGGGGCTTCCCGCATGGGCTCACTACGCGCGGATCGTCCGGGGGGCGACACTCAGTATCGTGACCAGCCAGTATGTGGAAGCTGCGCGAGCGCTGGGCTGCCGGGAGGCGCGCGTGATGTGGCGACACGTGCTTCCCAACCTGACCACGCCTGTCGTAATCCTGACGACCTTCGAGCTTGCTAGGCTGCTCCTGTTGGAGTCCGCGGTCTCGTTCCTGGGCCTGGGGATCCAGCCCCCCACACCCTCATGGGGCACCATGATTGCCGACGGGCGCAACCACATCTACGAAGGCTGGTGGATATCCACCCTGCCGGGGCTCGCCATCTGCCTGACCGTACTCTCCTTCAACTTCATCGGAGACGGACTACGGGACCTGCTTGATCCGCGCGGCCACGACCGGCGTGCCAGCACATAG